Genomic DNA from Mycobacteroides chelonae CCUG 47445:
TGTGGCCGAGGATGCCGCCGCCGCCAGCCGTTACGTCGGTGTTTAAGACCGGACTTTTGAGGAGATAGAAATGTCGCAGATTACTTTCAACTACCCCGCGATGCTGGCCCACGCCGGCGAGATGAACACCTACTCCGGTGTGCTGACCGCCCTGGGTGCCGACCTGGCCGCCCAGCAGGCTTCCCTGCAGGCAGCCTGGCACGGTGATACCTCGATGAGCCAGGCCGCCTGGCAGGCCCAGTGGAACACCGCCATGGAAGAACTCATCCGCGCCTACCGCGCCATGGGCTCCACCCACGAAACCAACACCTTATCCATGAACGCCCGCGACATGGCCGAAGGAGCCAAATGGGGCGCATAAACGCCCTGTCGACAAGGTTCCGTTCCACCAAATCCGTTGTGAACAACTATTTCAGGAGGAAAGACACGATGTCCGAGCAAATCTTCGCCATCAGCGGGATGCACTGCAACTCATGCGTCATGGGAGTGACCGAGGCGCTGACCGCACTCGACCCGGTGCGTGAGGTATCCGTCGACCTGGATCCCCAGGGAGCCTCGACGGTGCGCGTCCTGACTGACAGTGTGCTGTCGGTGGAAGAAGTGCATGACACGCTCGTCAGGGCGGGTGGCGATTTCGCTGTCGCTGCGGGATAGCGGCCACTCACCGAAAGGTCTTTAACCTCAGCCAAACTCGATTACCGTGTGAGGTGCGCGCAGCCGGTGCAGGCCGGGCAATGCATAGAGGAGGGGGCCGGCCCAGCGCAATACCTTGCCGCGCCCCGCCGGCATCCGCAGTTCACGCACGCTGCGGATGCCGGGAATGGCGCGCAGTTCACCATACTGATTGGCGGTGAACGAGAACGGCATCGGCGGCACGGTGTATTGCTCACTGAGTCTCATGCCACGCTGCGAGTGTGCGCTCAGGAACTTCGGCACGGAATCGAAGACCAACCTGCCGCCAGGAAAACGCTTGGCACACTCGGTGATCAGATCGAAAACCGGCTCGCGCTCCAGGTACTGGAAGAGGCCCTCGGCGGTGATCAGCACCCCATTGGAGTCATCCACCTGATCCATCCACGAGTAGTCGAGCGCGGATTGGGCGCTGTACCGCAACCGGTCTGATCGCGGGAGCAGCTGCTGGCGTAGCCGCACGATGGGCTCGAGGTCTACCGACAACCAGGTGAGTTCGCCGTTGTCGACGCGCCAGAAACTGGTCTGCAATCCTTCGGCCAACGCCACCACATTCGCACGCGGGTGTTCCGCCAGGTACTCCTGCGTTGCCTTGTCGAATATCAAGGCACGCAAGGCAGTAGCTTGATGGGTGCGGCCAAAATGCTGAAAGTCGTAATCCAGGCTGGCGTGCAGAGCATTGGCCATCGGGTCGTCGATGATGCCGTCCGGCCTGGCCGCTTCCGTTGCCCGTTGGTGCAAGGTGAGTAGCGCGGTCTCGGACACACCGTCGAGGTGTCGAGCGTCGATGACTGGCATGAGGCCGACTGTACGGGACGGTGGTACTGCGTGGGAATTCCTGGCGCGCAACGATAAATGTGATTTCAGACGCTGATTCTGGTTGTGTGGGAACTTTCCGGTACTCGGTACGACTACTCCAACGGTGGCGCGAAACTGTTGCGCCTATTAGGCAGGGAGGCGGCGTGTGACGGCACCGATATGGATGGCGGAGCCTCCGGAGGTGCATTCGGCGCTGTTGAGTGCGGGGCCCGGTCCGGGGGCGGTGCTGGCCGCCGCCTTGCAGTGGCAAGAGATCGCGGACAACTATGCGCGCACGGCGGTTGAACTGACCCAGATCTTGGCCGGGGTTCAGGCAAGTAGTTGGCAGGGGCCCAGCGCCTCGGAGTACGTGGCCGCCCACGTGCCGTACTTGGCATGGCTCGAGCAGGCCGCTGTAGAGAGCGGCGTCATTGCCGCGCAACATGAAACAACGGCGGCGGCCTACGGTAGCGCACTCATGGCCATGCCGACCTTGGTGGAGCTTGCCGCCAACCATGTGACGCACGGAGTGCTGGTCGGCACGAACTTCTTTGGAATCAACACCATTCCGATCGCGCTCAACGAGGCCGACTATGTCCGCATGTGGGTGCAGGCGGCGGCCGCCATGAGCACGTATCAGGCGACCACAGAGGCCATGACCTCGGCGATCCCGCCGACGCAACAGGCACCCCCGATTCTCGCGCCCGGCGGCGAAGCGCGCAGTGACCAGTCGGATATCCCGGGCTCACCGGACCAGATTTCGAAGATGCTGCAGGGATTTCAGCAGTGGTTCGAGAAGATGGGCTTCAACCCGGCGACCTCGGCGGTGCTCGCGGTGATCATGCTGTTCCTTTACGACCTGCTCTGGTACCCGTACTACG
This window encodes:
- a CDS encoding WXG100 family type VII secretion target, yielding MSQITFNYPAMLAHAGEMNTYSGVLTALGADLAAQQASLQAAWHGDTSMSQAAWQAQWNTAMEELIRAYRAMGSTHETNTLSMNARDMAEGAKWGA
- a CDS encoding heavy-metal-associated domain-containing protein → MSEQIFAISGMHCNSCVMGVTEALTALDPVREVSVDLDPQGASTVRVLTDSVLSVEEVHDTLVRAGGDFAVAAG
- a CDS encoding class I SAM-dependent methyltransferase; amino-acid sequence: MPVIDARHLDGVSETALLTLHQRATEAARPDGIIDDPMANALHASLDYDFQHFGRTHQATALRALIFDKATQEYLAEHPRANVVALAEGLQTSFWRVDNGELTWLSVDLEPIVRLRQQLLPRSDRLRYSAQSALDYSWMDQVDDSNGVLITAEGLFQYLEREPVFDLITECAKRFPGGRLVFDSVPKFLSAHSQRGMRLSEQYTVPPMPFSFTANQYGELRAIPGIRSVRELRMPAGRGKVLRWAGPLLYALPGLHRLRAPHTVIEFG
- a CDS encoding PPE domain-containing protein; translated protein: MTAPIWMAEPPEVHSALLSAGPGPGAVLAAALQWQEIADNYARTAVELTQILAGVQASSWQGPSASEYVAAHVPYLAWLEQAAVESGVIAAQHETTAAAYGSALMAMPTLVELAANHVTHGVLVGTNFFGINTIPIALNEADYVRMWVQAAAAMSTYQATTEAMTSAIPPTQQAPPILAPGGEARSDQSDIPGSPDQISKMLQGFQQWFEKMGFNPATSAVLAVIMLFLYDLLWYPYYASYLLPFLIPALSGLSGLAALIHLRPAPVAVPAPAPAASAERPVFRAVHRPEPGVAAAALPAMSVTPSGGSSAITPASSGTVPAPSPAPAPLSGITYAIPGLVPPGVSFGPKGAAKSSENAVDTVDATAAASATVLAQARRRQRAKSKARIGGQRYEYLEEAAGMGAEGGHSAETGEHAATSRGAGPLGFAGTVPAATSTHTARTVRLASDDTRQVAPMLPSTWEVENTEQS